Part of the Schistocerca cancellata isolate TAMUIC-IGC-003103 chromosome 9, iqSchCanc2.1, whole genome shotgun sequence genome is shown below.
ttcctgtctcgctttagcgcgaagaagagtaaataaatctcctttagcaatccgaaaatcttccaaccgatactttccgaagctgttcctttctctctcctctctctataataaccatggagcatacatctctgtacctctgttgttccaaagaataaacgtactagaaaaataccttggcgtcgacgagctgtcggcgcatatattactagaaaatctgctcagatacttttcaaacgtaaataaatgtagatgatttgattgaccattattaattattgcgtggtagagggtaattttccgtggggagattacaggtGGACTGCTTGCCTGAAATGTACGTATGttggagtgtaaagttactgtagtcaatgtgctgacatgtggaaaattatgtgcaggaCGCTATAGATACTATATTTCAATGGGCATTCCTGAGGTGGCATTTCTGGCACTTTGCCCATTGTCAGACTGCCGCAatcgtaatattttttttattacactgaTAAACATGTGATGGTTTCCTAGAACGACTCTGGGCGTGTGTTGGAGATAGCCTGTAGCTGATGCTTTTTTCAGGGATTAATGAGACTTCCAGTCTGAGGACGGAGCTGTCCTGTGGCCGTCGGTTGACTTGGTGGGCGTGCAGCCACAAAAAAGGTAGCTTGCGTCCGCGCTCGTGGCGCTGTCTGGACaggcgaatagcgaactaatagcagtggcgtagcgtggttgtaaaggttggggagactctacagttattatagggagacacaatagtacaataaacaataatttaaacaaatgaaacaaaatgcatcaaataaaacaacaacaacaacgactactactaccactaccacttcAACCgccactaacaacaacaacaaacaataataataataattactaactTATTCAAGAAACggtgacaaatttgtagaactccagcagcaagagaagaagcacttatattttcttgtacagaagtgcaatgcgcctgtcttttctcTCCACGAGTATGTCTATAACTCGATCTACAAAGATCTGTCACtagatagctctccaagtagtgtcttttctattgctaacgtgctcaaacacgacagccgggtgttggacattgaattgcttaaataattcttcactcgtttaggagtactcatgcttcgttcactgcttgctgtagttgcgggtaCGGTCAGAACCAAACACAGTTATTCTGCACTGGGTAATTTTAAAGTGCCATGCTTACAACATAAGAGTTGAGTAGTAAAATAACACCACATTCCTTTTATTTTTGTTCCTAAGCCAGAAGGATCTATAAAAACTCCAACTGTTTTCATCTGTGCCACGAGCCCAGCGACATTTGCACCTTATATAAAACATACAGTGCCTGTAAACACCTACGACGTGAGGAAGATCCTCCTGTAACTCGACGGGTGGCTAATGGGAGTATGGATGTCCTTTTTGAAAAAGCCTTATAATGAAACTGGTCGCAGTATCACAAAAAACTTCAATCTTCAGGGTTCCTCCTGGCTATTGAAAGGCGTTATAGCTATGTTAGTGATGTTAGTGTGTAAGAGATGTGCGTCTGTGTAAGCCACAAAAATTTCCAGAAACCTTTAGCAGTCCTCTTCACGTAAATTAAACAATTAAATGAAAATGGCGTAAACATGAAATTGAAAGAGTATCACCTCCCccgcttccccccccctccccaaatcatCAAAGCATAGAAAGGAAGCACTGTATTAATGATGCCCATTTGAAAACTTTCCGTTTCCTCTCTCAGCAACACCTGGTGTTTCTAAATTGGTTATACAAAACTAACCTTTAATTGTGGAAAGGGTAAACGACTTACAGAAATGTCTGATGCAGCACTGAACGGAATatgtcttcaagttttattcctgCCTAACACTGTTAGTACCCGACGTTCGTGCTAGGTGGCAAgcgcgaatgagttattccaacagtcatcatggacTCGGGTTGGacgtggtggaacaatatcctggcCAACATGTTGACGTGATTTAATCCTAATGGACTTCTGTGTGTGGGGTTACATTCAAGACAGAGTGTTTCTGCCTCCACTTTCGGGGAACGTCGAGCTGCGCCAACGGATAACGCAAGCAGTTGTCACCAGACATCAAaacttgcttcataggatttggcaggaaaccgattacaaaaatggctttgagcactatgggacttaacatctatggtaatcagtcccctagatcttagaactacttaaacctaactagcctaaggacagcacacaacacccagtcatcacgaggcagagaaaatccctgaccccgctgggaatcgaacccgggaacccgggtgtgggaagcgagagcgctaccgcacgaccacgagttgcggacaaacCGATTACAGATGGAAAATTTGTCGTGTTACAAAAGGATAGCCACATTGAACATTTCTTAATAAAACTAGAACACATACTGCATTCAAATGCTGTACCAAACAATTATTTAAGTTgtttacttatttcacaattaaaagttattcttgtataactaatttataaacaccctgtatactgtagtaCTAAACTTTCAAAAACTGTTCAGAATATTCTATAGTGCACATTTTCGTACAAGTAGTAAATTTATTCATATCCTGCACATTGAAAACCGTACATCGTAAGTTTCAGCAACATGTAAGTATCCTAACATTGCTATGTGCGCGACTGCTACACCCTACATCAACTTAAATTATTGATTTCAAACCTTGGCATCCCTCCACAGTTTTCAACCCCAAACACTTCTTTCCATTACCTAATTTTGCATTTCCTGACGCATCAGAATGTGTTCTAGCAATTACCATATGTCTTCCTTTCCAAAAAATCTTTTCGTGCTACTGCTACCTTCATTTCTTCGTCCATCCTACGTAATATTACTACCTAAATGGGAGAAGTCTGTTACATCTGCCGCTACTGAATCGTTTCCATTTTTTGGTTAAGCGAGTCGTTTTTCCCCATTGTACTACTCTTTACTGTCTTCACCTTTCCTTTGCATAACATGAAACCATATTATGTGTTAAGTTAGTCGTGGTATGTTATCAACAATTCCGGACGGTTTATCTTATATTCGGCGGGAAGTGCTCTGTCATTCACTAATCTTATCTGTTCCACTGCGCTTTAATTAGTATTCAAAAGTTTTCTTTCACTTCTGCTCCTTCAACGTACGATAGCGTGGTAAGCTGCAAACATACATTGTTCTTTCTTAACACGAACTTGCTTTCCTTGATCATTCAGTTATCTACGGGTgggtgggggaaaggggggggggggctggacaaaaatacgaaaacaccAAAAAGAAACACATTAAATGCCTAATACGTTGTAGGAAAACTGTGGGCATTCACAAAAGCGTCCAGTTGTCTCGAAGTGGATAAATACAGGGCATGTATTGTTTTTAAGGGAACgttatactattcttcctgcaaaataatcgcGCGCTCGGGTAACAATGATGGGGTGCATAGCGTTTACGCACAATTCTCTCTAAAGTAGACCATAAACTCACAATAATATTGAAGTCTGAAGACTGCAGTGGTCAAGGGAGGTGTGAcgcttcatcctcgtgctcacaaaaccagtcctaggcAATGCGAGCTGTGTGTTCAGGGGCCCTATTGTCTTGGAATATCTGAAATCGTCATCGAGCCCTCTCTTTGGAAGTCGGCCAGAAATTGGACCCATCCGACAAAAATACgtttttccattgctccatagcccggGTTTTATGGCTTCGTACAACGTGTTCTTGTTACAAGCGTCTGCATCATTGATGGGTTGTTTTGCAGTTCCAGCTCGCCATGAAATTACCTGCTTCTGGAGCTGCCTTCTTGGTGTTTTGGTGCTAGAGGGTTCACGCGTGCGACAAACGGGTCTGCAGTGGCTTTTGAAGCTGTCGTactgttatttttcatcacaattctAACGACCGTCCATCACGAACACTTAACACACAATTTCGTCCGCGTCGTGACGTAGTAGATGTTTTTTTCCGCTCTTCCTGTATGTGCTATAAGTCtccagtagccggccggggtggccgagcggttctaggcactacagtctggagccgcgcgaccgctacggtcgcaggttcgaatcctgcctcgtgcatggatgtgtgtgaggtccttaggttagttaggtttaagtagttctaagctctaggggactgatgacctcagcagttaagtcccatagtgctcagagccatttgaaccattagtctccAGTAAATGGCCTGTTGAAACATCAGACAATGCGTCTacgttggttacggaagcacccatcacaGGAGCACTAACAGTTTGCCCAAGTTcggattcacttagctccgacatgatGCTCTCACAACTACTCACAGTGCTGTTCTGAGGACGACTGACGCATACAGCGTATAGAGCAAATTAGTTCGTGGTGAAACACAACTGCTCAATCTTCAGGCTTGCCTGGCATCTGCAGTTTCTCGCACATTTCCATATTTCAGCCTAAACCCTAGGTAATACTCCAACTCGAATTTTGTTTACATTGTTGATCATTCATCTGCCTCCGTAGTTTGCGTCCAGTCCTCTAGGGACTGTGTAGATTTTAATTCACGCTATATTGTCGAAGGGTTTCTGTAGGTGCATGGACACTTGGAACACATTCTAAATTTTATTCGGTTTTCCACTGAGAGCCAAATAATCGAAAGGAAAATACTTACGAGCGACAGCAATCAAACTTCCGTATCGtttattgatgacctcagatgcggaCGTGGGTACATTTACGAGAACTGTGTAGACCAACTGATGGTAATCttgagaaacaacttcagtgacgGATCAGATAACTGTGGTTAATCGAGAAGGGTCTGAGGAGGATAGCTGGAGACATATCGCGTGCCCAGTTATGCTCAAATGATGAATGAATTAACCCGCAAAATATTTGTAGTACAACTTCGCAATTATTGTTCTGTCAATCTACATAGAGTCTCATCTGCTGACACTTTTCAGTACTGCAGAGCCGCTACCTCTGTCACTGGCGACGGAGAAATGTTGTAATCAAAAGAAACAAAGTGCCTTTTCAAGCATCAGTCTGTCTCCGGCCCCAATTGACTCACCAATCACAACtacgctgccggccggtgtggccgtgcggttctaagcgcttcagtttggaaccgcgtgaccgctacggtcgcaggttcgaatcctgcctcgggcatggatgtgtgtgatgtccttaggttagttaggtttaagtagttctaagttctaggggactgatgaccacagaagttaagtcccatagtgctcagagccatttgaaccatttttgaacaactacgCTCGACCAGCTGAACTGCACAGTATggctaaaaatatttttgtttttcactcctacatgttctgactggtttgacgcgactCGTCATGAATCCTTCTCCTTTGTCAACTTATcttagagtagcatttgcaacttacgccctctattatttgctggatgtatccaaatctgtctcttcctctacagttcctaCTCTCTACAGCACTCTCTAGTAGCGTGGAAGTCATTTAaatgatgtcctatcatcttgtcccttctccatgtcagtattttccacatattcctttcctatctgattctgcgcagaacctcctcattccttaacttattagtccatctaattttcgaagTTCGTCAATAACACCacttctcagatgcttcgattctcttctgtgtcggtttcccatagtccatgtttcattactatataatgctgtgctcgaaacgtacatcgttagaaatttcttcctcgaataaaACCTATGTTTGATGCTGGTAGAGGAGTCTACTTCTTGCCAGTGCTGCTCTgctgtcctccttgcaccgtccttcaagggttattttgctgcccaggtagcagcatTCCTAACTTCATCAACATCGAGATCACCAATGCTGATCTTAAGTTACTccctgttctgatttctgctacttctcattttttagtttttctccgatttactctcagtccattttctgcactcattagactgttcatttcgttcaaaaCAGATCATGTAAATCTGACTCACTTTCACTAagcatagcaatttcatcagcaaatcttgacattgatatcctttcaccttcggttttaatcctactctttaaccttccttttatttccgccattgcttcttcgacgatCAGATTGTACAGCagcagcgaaagactacatccctgtcttacaaccgtTTTATTCCGTGAACATCGTtcctggtcttccactcttattgttcccccttAGTTGTTGttgatattgtatattatccgtctttccctatagcttgcccgTATTTTTCTGAAGACCTCGAACGTCTTTCttgatttgacattgtcgaacgctttttccaagtcgacgaattgtatgaaagtatcttgatttgtcttcagtcttgctcccattatcaaccgcaacgtcagaactgcctctcgtgCTTTCAGCTTtcttaatgccaaactgatcgtcagctaacacacccacaattttctttcccattcttctgtgtattattcttgccaaCAACGTGACTTCATGATCAGTTAAGTATGAGCTGTAAAGCGGATTATgcaataattctcgaacttgtcaacTCCTGCTAGCTTCTGAATCGTGAGGGTGGCGTTTTGCCGAAAGtcttatggtatatcgccagtctcatacattctatgcGCCAACGTGAATAATCCTTTTGTTACCACGTACGCCAATTATTTTCGAAATTCCAATGCAATGTATCTGTCCattctacattatttaattttaagtCTCCCTAATGCCGATTCTAatgtggatcctctatctcttccctatcgactcctgctttttcttctttcacatcatcGAGTAAGCCCTCCAACTCAGAGAGAccttgaatgtattctttccacctaaccGCTCCCTCCCCttgatttaacagtggaattcgcattGTGTTTGAGACTCAGGCCAAGGGTCGGGATTAATTTAAGGGAAACATGTGGAAGGGTGGCCTAACTTGATGCATCATTTATCATTCACAAACAAATGTTTTGATTTAAAATCAATTCTATCACGAGCCAACTAACAGTTGGCAAGATTCTTGCCAAATACATGCAAATAGTTAAAGTTTATAAATTAATATCACAGTGCATAAGGACATTTGCACTATACATAATAGTACAAATGGTACTCGAAGAACATTTCAACTGTGCAATACAATGGTGGCCCGATTACAAGCAGTTAATTGGTTAAATAAACCTGCGGCGGTACTCCGATCGCTCGACTAGCATCACAGCTGTGGGCTAATCTCATAACAGGACTTGAATGTGTGTTCAACAAACGTTaaagaacagacattaaaaatgcatacATCTCAACTGGTTTTTCAGCTCTCATACAAACAACATACGGCCAAGCTGCCCGAGGATACCCACATGTAAAAACCGAAGCAAACAGTAGTATTTCACTGGCTGGCTACAAGCCTGTTACACATAAGTCAAGTTAAGTACTTAAATAAACTACCGGCCCCCAAAACACTATTAAAATGATAATGACGAAGAAATCACCTTTTTTTATAAAGAAATCAGGCAACCGACTGCTTGTTTGCCCTAAGGCTTTTAGCACACGCCCAGCAGGACcttacaataatagaaatactgAGTAAATTACTTCCTAATCCGGCGACATCCTTGCCGCGACACGATACCAAAAGAGTGGCAAAAAACTACTCAGCTTGAGACTGGAGCGGGATATCTGAAGAGGCGCGTGTGACCCGCCAACACCCAGACCTCGTGCGATGACGGATAAGTCGCGTTTAGCAGGAAGTAGACGTGTCCCTGCTCCGGGCCAGCGTAACAGCAACGCGTGAATAGCACAGTTTTGATAGAAATTAACATACACAGCAATAGTTAAACGGCcaattaaagattattttcaagGAAATAAACTATTAAAACATCAGTATAAGCATTGCAAGTTAGCCTACCTAGCTATAACAAGAAACAATGTACAAAgtcatttaaaaacaaataattacataataattgaAACAATCTTAAATAAGTCAAGGTACGCATGTACTGAGGCTACTTAGGGACTAATAGTCACTGTAATTCGGACAGGCATTAAAAGGTAGGTTGCCAATTAAAATGCATACCTATAGCCCGAAGGGCTCCTCATCGCGAGTAAGAGAGTGTGCAAATACAAATGCGCACGCACACGTGAGCCACACGTGCGTACCTTTAAGCTGAGGGCACACAACTTCAGTtataggccataaggtctacaacaaacagaaattacaatcagcAGTATCAAATACTCAGTGGTAACAAACAACGATTTCAAGTACCATATTAAAATTGCATAGTACTAGCTTGGCGCTTACATAAAGCTCCAGACTGACACACTCAGTCCCAGATGGGGTCACTGAAAGATATAAAAGGAAACGGATTCCTGGCCAGCTCACAGCAGGGCACAATTAACAGTCTTGTAGGATGGCGGCTACAaacatggaacatgaaattaaaataatgagaataagcaaccatgacagagatattatacaaacgcaagaaaacttccacatccaggaagccatagcagaaaacagacATGTGATAAACGAAcgaacacacatcagcacaggctcactactacacttaataaagaaatgataacataaaacaaaaaaaaaaaaactcttccgcCTTCACCTtctggatacacacacacacacacacacacacacacacacacgcaaacagacACAGCCCACAAAAAAAAGTATCACACCAaatcacacacacaaatgcatacacgaacagagcacagatacttcaataattacactcgaaagtttggcagtaactttcgatctttggcaaaaacatttgacaggcggcaacagaaaccaaaacattgcattgaaacaagcgttcagttcatagtgctgtggaatgggggaaaaaccgcaaattggcgttcataagaagaagaacaacaccaaaaatgcaacaggagcgtaatatgtaagaaattgtccacgcaacctgtaagtacagcacaaaacattactacttaataggaaataccaaccaccagaactgtttattacCAACAGGTACagttacaaaaatgtaaattaaatagtaaaCACATGtaaatattccaggccactgatgatgccttgcagaaaataaaggcgaaacgcgtatggcactaaaattgtgtttcattcagttgctgtcagacggtccataagtaaaaattatcaatataccgtaatattacacgaaactgaggaagacagaactacaaaagttgaagatgttaaataattttgtttgaattcaTATAACTGTTAGCgagaaatttaataaaagttcgtaataatgaaaataatacatGGAAAAGTACAAGTATTATCATTGCCTGTCGGTTAAGTTACCACTTGATTACAGCCTTTGAAGTAGatcaccagcaaataaaataaatcgtTGTAGATGTACAAGAGAATGGCTTTAATTATTAAGTCCTAGTATGTTCTGACTAGAAAAGATAGAAAATTAAATTAATGTAAAGTTAATGAATCTTGATGTCTGAAGGGTTTTAACTTAACACCCACGCATATTACAACAATATATACAATGAAACAATGGTGCTAACGCAATCTTGAGCCTCAGTCAAATGATTGAAAGCAAGGAAGGAAGATCTGTTCTTAACATCGCTTCGACAATGAGGTCGTTAGAGACAGTGCACTaactcggattagggagggatcgGGAAGGATATCTGGCATGCTTTTCCGAAAGAAATATTCCAGTATTTGCCTTGAGCATTTAGAGaattcacaggaaacctaaatccgtATGGCTAGAGGGGATTTCAagcgtcatccttccgaatgcgagtctattgttgtaACCACAGCACTACCTCACTCGGTAGAGATATGTAAAGCATCACCGCATGTATTGTGTAGAGGGTTCTAACATGCTGATTTGGCTAGTAGCTGCATTAGCCGTACAAGAGCTGATCCCTACGGCTTACTTGGAACAATAAACCAGTAATAGGAAGGGGTTCAGTGGAAATATATTAGCATATTGTTTCATATATCAATATAAGTATTTTGTCTTGGAACATACAAAGAAAATTCATATACCAAAACGGAAATGGCAAGTGAGGATTCCAGTTTGTTGGACTAAGTTTTCAGGATGAGTATTTATTAGGacaagtgtaaagaaaaattacagtttGAAGCATAAAGCAACACAACTATGTTCCAGTGTCCAGGTAGTGAAGCCATACGCCATGTCTGTTAAACTCCTGTGTTGTTCCTGATCCAGGCTCTGTAGTAGCCCACACTGGTATAGGCGGTAGCGGCACTGATACAGTTGGGCCTGCTCCAGGAATCGATGCCGATCTGGGTGTCCCCGTAGACCAGGGGACTCCCCGAATCCCCAGTGCAGGTGGCCATGCTGGGGTCCCCCGCGCACACCATACCCAGCGTCACCGGCGCCACGTCGGCCAACATTTCACGGCAGGTGTCGCGGTCCACGACGTGCATGTCCGCCCGCTGCAGGTAGACGGGGATGGATTCACTCAAGGTTTGGCCCCAGCCAGAGACGGTGGCCGGCAGACCTGCTGCAGGGTCGTATCCGTCGGCAGGGAGGTTGACCGCTCGTATGTTCGAGCCTAATGGGAAAGGCTCAGAAGGCTACGTACAAAGTAAAGACCAAATCACGTCTACTGCAGGTACGAAAACGT
Proteins encoded:
- the LOC126100779 gene encoding trypsin 3A1-like; the protein is MKRTVLVIAAACLLAPPSLAAPWLRTRGHGRILNGTPADIADFPWMAFLRILDSTGCGASIISSTWALTAAHCVLSAQTPTAHTSLRVGSSSRESGGVLLDIAQLIMHEDFQYPTQSHPEIDYDVGVVQPSEPFPLGSNIRAVNLPADGYDPAAGLPATVSGWGQTLSESIPVYLQRADMHVVDRDTCREMLADVAPVTLGMVCAGDPSMATCTGDSGSPLVYGDTQIGIDSWSRPNCISAATAYTSVGYYRAWIRNNTGV